A stretch of Castanea sativa cultivar Marrone di Chiusa Pesio chromosome 2, ASM4071231v1 DNA encodes these proteins:
- the LOC142626194 gene encoding transcription factor bHLH93, whose translation MELTQHGFLEELLASRRDTWSAFSNGVNELFPNGLNFDALEENPVLATPTAPPFVGFSPPTGPSFECPFSDQAYPFLDGFTEIETSYTKNEKTVPFLSQEDYPSMVEDEELGFLGCENLSLQERNSSGCKVEMEVMEQAADIPGFNMGFCGEKKSKSKKLEGQPSKNLMAERRRRKRLNDRLSMLRSIVPKISKMDRTSILGDTIDYMKELLERINKLQEEETEESKNQLNLMGISKELKPNEVLVRNSPKFDVERKDTDARIGICCAAKPGLLLSTVHTIEALGLEIQQCVISCFNDFSMHASCSEGAEQQTFVSSEDIKQALFRNAGYGGRCL comes from the exons atggaGCTCACACAACATGGTTTCTTGGAGGAGCTACTGGCTTCAAGAAGAGACACTTGGAGTGCTTTTTCTAATGGAGTGAACGAGTTGTTCCCTAATGGGTTGAACTTCGATGCCTTAGAAGAGAACCCAGTTTTGGCTACTCCAACAGCTCCTCCATTTGTAGGATTCTCCCCACCAACAGGACCCAGCTTTGAATGTCCTTTTAGTGACCAAGCTTACCCTTTTCTTGATGGATTCACAGAGATTGAAACATCATACACAAAGAATGAAAAAACAGTACCATTTCTATCCCAAGAAGATTATCCATCGATGGTGGAGGATGAAGAGCTTGGTTTTCTTGGCTGTGAAAATCTCAGTTTGCAAGAGAGAAATAGTTCTGGCTGCAAAGTTGAGATGGAAGTCATGGAACAAGCTGCTGATATTCCAGGTTTCAACATGGGTTTCTGTGGAGAGAAAAAGAGTAAGTCTAAGAAGTTAGAAGGGCAGCCCTCAAAGAATCTAatggcagaaagaagaagaaggaagcgCTTAAATGACCGCCTTTCCATGCTCAGATCAATAGTTCCTAAGATAAGCAAG ATGGACAGAACATCTATACTCGGAGACACCATAGATTACATGAAAGAGCTCCTGGAAAGAATCAATAAATTGCAAGAAGAAGAAACAGAAGAGTCTAAAAATCAGCTTAACTTAATGGGCATCTCCAAGGAGCTAAAGCCAAATGAAGTATTGGTGAGAAATTCCCCAAAG TTTGATGTGGAGAGGAAAGACACGGATGCCCGGATTGGTATATGCTGTGCAGCTAAGCCAGGATTGTTGCTATCAACAGTGCACACCATTGAAGCACTAGGCCTTGAGATTCAACAATGTGTTATAAGCTGCTTCAATGATTTTTCAATGCATGCTTCTTGTTCTGAG